The following coding sequences are from one Mycolicibacterium aichiense window:
- a CDS encoding TetR/AcrR family transcriptional regulator, whose translation MATVANREAYFETGLEVLADVGYGGLKLAEVCNRLGVTTGSFYHYFASWPAFTRDLVGYWVQDRTVRLIDAIREVSDPRSRIEAIIQVGLSLPHRAEAAIRSWSSVDPHVLAVQSEVDRARYKILYDSAIEIVGDVRQAEVYASWAVYVFIGYEQAILPRDPGTFGWIARYMLDALDSGSFASVPQ comes from the coding sequence ATGGCAACCGTTGCCAACCGAGAGGCGTACTTCGAGACTGGTCTCGAAGTACTCGCCGACGTCGGTTACGGCGGACTCAAACTGGCCGAGGTCTGTAATCGACTCGGTGTCACGACCGGGTCGTTCTATCACTATTTCGCCAGCTGGCCGGCCTTCACCCGCGACCTGGTCGGCTACTGGGTGCAGGACCGGACCGTCCGGCTGATTGACGCCATCCGCGAGGTTTCCGACCCGCGCAGCCGCATCGAGGCGATCATCCAGGTCGGGTTGTCCCTGCCGCACCGCGCCGAGGCTGCGATTCGGTCGTGGAGTTCCGTCGACCCCCACGTGCTGGCCGTCCAGAGCGAGGTCGACCGGGCGCGGTACAAGATCCTCTACGACTCGGCAATCGAAATCGTCGGCGATGTCCGCCAGGCCGAGGTGTACGCCTCCTGGGCGGTCTACGTCTTCATCGGCTATGAGCAGGCGATCCTGCCTCGCGACCCGGGGACGTTCGGCTGGATCGCCCGCTACATGCTCGACGCGCTGGATTCCGGCAGTTTCGCCAGCGTCCCCCAGTGA
- a CDS encoding FUSC family protein produces the protein MLTPAVLWRRAADRIRTRDPENDGARRAARAAIVIPIAAAVSFAVGGGSQTPLFTIFGSIALLIVVDFPGNMNARAVAYGGLGFNGAVLISLGTLAAPIPWLAIMLTFLIGVAVTFSGVLSEIVAAGQRATLLTFVLPVCTPAGPLGERLLGWLIALAICVPAALFLFPPRHHGELRRHAAAVCAVLADRIEGTASAADVTAAMDALRANFLGAAYRPVALTAGSRALVRVVDDLQWLCDRVTGDTGELLGPIGEPVVRVLRDCAQVLLITRPGARADERALLAAALIDLRTIAVGTYRQDIVDLLAEPDDQAAVALGRTLLNRRTIGAATGVTGRLIASAAAADARPVWARVLGRRLPETGIADRVYSETEAVTALTSGHLATRSVTARNSLRTGLGLALAVLVTFVFPVQHGFWVVLGALSVLRSSALTTGTTVVRAVVGTVIGFLIGAVVIELLGVDPIVLWVLLPMVAFGSAYVPEIGSFTATQAAFTMMVLIVFNLIVPSGWAVGLIRIEDVVVGASVGVVVSLLLWPRGVKTAVQQAIDAAREVGSRYLRAAVLRVTRGAFEQAENQVNALSHEALTVSRTLDDAVRQYLSENGGPTDSRAPVVRASSRAVRLRAAADLIADIVPPPLAVYPRARAVLEAHAAAICSRFDGSGGTGLTAPISDDLVPALRAEAGSGGLAVSAALPLVTAAANLGELELTYPPELAKEGPRST, from the coding sequence GTGTTGACCCCGGCCGTCCTGTGGCGTCGGGCGGCCGATCGGATCCGGACGCGCGACCCCGAGAACGACGGAGCACGACGCGCCGCGCGGGCCGCAATCGTCATCCCGATCGCCGCCGCGGTCAGCTTCGCGGTCGGCGGCGGGTCGCAGACGCCGCTGTTCACCATCTTCGGATCGATCGCGCTGCTGATCGTGGTCGACTTCCCGGGCAACATGAACGCCCGGGCGGTCGCCTACGGCGGATTGGGCTTCAACGGCGCTGTGTTGATCAGCCTGGGCACACTGGCCGCGCCGATCCCGTGGCTCGCGATCATGCTGACGTTCCTCATCGGAGTGGCCGTCACGTTCTCCGGAGTGCTCAGCGAGATCGTCGCAGCCGGCCAGCGCGCCACCTTGCTGACCTTCGTGCTGCCGGTGTGCACGCCGGCCGGCCCGCTCGGTGAACGCCTGCTCGGGTGGCTGATCGCGCTGGCTATCTGCGTCCCGGCAGCACTGTTCCTCTTCCCGCCGCGCCACCACGGCGAGCTGCGCCGCCACGCCGCCGCCGTCTGCGCGGTGCTGGCCGACCGCATCGAGGGAACCGCGTCGGCCGCCGACGTCACCGCCGCGATGGACGCGCTGCGGGCCAACTTCCTCGGCGCCGCCTACCGGCCGGTAGCCCTCACCGCGGGCAGCCGGGCGTTGGTCCGAGTGGTCGACGACCTGCAGTGGCTGTGCGATCGCGTCACCGGCGACACCGGCGAACTGCTCGGGCCGATCGGCGAGCCGGTGGTGCGGGTGCTGCGCGACTGCGCGCAAGTCCTGTTGATCACCCGTCCCGGCGCGCGGGCCGACGAACGCGCGCTGCTTGCCGCGGCGCTCATCGACCTGCGAACCATCGCGGTCGGCACGTATCGCCAGGACATCGTCGACCTCCTCGCCGAACCCGATGACCAGGCCGCGGTCGCGCTGGGCCGCACTCTGCTCAACCGGCGCACCATCGGCGCGGCCACCGGCGTGACCGGCCGGCTCATCGCCAGCGCCGCGGCGGCCGACGCACGTCCGGTGTGGGCGCGCGTCTTGGGCCGCCGGCTGCCCGAGACCGGGATCGCCGACCGGGTGTACTCCGAAACCGAGGCGGTCACCGCCTTGACCAGCGGACACCTGGCCACCCGGTCGGTGACCGCCCGCAACAGCCTGCGCACCGGGCTCGGCCTGGCGCTGGCTGTGCTCGTGACGTTCGTGTTCCCGGTCCAGCACGGCTTCTGGGTGGTGCTCGGCGCGTTGTCGGTGCTGCGCAGCAGCGCGCTGACCACCGGCACCACCGTCGTGCGTGCAGTGGTCGGCACGGTCATCGGCTTCCTCATCGGTGCCGTCGTCATCGAACTCCTCGGCGTCGACCCGATCGTGCTGTGGGTGTTGTTGCCGATGGTCGCTTTCGGGTCGGCGTACGTGCCCGAGATCGGCTCGTTCACCGCCACCCAGGCCGCGTTCACGATGATGGTGCTGATCGTGTTCAACCTGATCGTGCCGAGCGGCTGGGCCGTCGGCCTGATCCGGATCGAAGACGTCGTCGTGGGTGCGTCGGTCGGGGTCGTGGTGTCACTGCTGCTGTGGCCGCGCGGGGTCAAGACTGCTGTGCAGCAGGCCATCGACGCGGCCCGCGAGGTCGGTTCGCGCTACCTGCGGGCAGCCGTCCTGCGGGTCACCCGCGGCGCCTTCGAGCAGGCCGAAAACCAGGTGAACGCGCTGAGCCACGAGGCGTTGACGGTGTCCCGGACGCTCGACGATGCTGTGCGCCAATACCTTTCGGAGAACGGCGGCCCGACGGATTCCCGGGCCCCCGTCGTGCGGGCGTCCAGCCGCGCGGTTCGGTTACGCGCGGCCGCCGATCTGATCGCCGATATCGTGCCCCCGCCGCTGGCGGTCTACCCGCGGGCACGGGCGGTGCTCGAGGCGCACGCCGCGGCGATCTGCTCCCGCTTCGACGGCAGCGGCGGCACCGGACTGACCGCACCGATCAGCGACGACCTGGTGCCCGCGTTGCGAGCCGAGGCCGGCAGCGGCGGGCTGGCCGTATCGGCGGCCCTGCCGCTGGTGACCGCGGCTGCCAATCTCGGCGAACTGGAGCTGACCTATCCGCCGGAACTGGCGAAGGAGGGGCCGAGATCGACCTGA
- a CDS encoding pirin family protein: MPAVTADTLSLPRLRAAAPSDTERPVRSVTTGPRGYEGEGFPVVRAFTGVSAADLDPFIHMDQMGEVEYSPGEPKGTDWHPHRGFETVTYMIDGRFAHQDSHGGGGLIADGATQWMTAGAGILHIETPPAELVESGGLFHGIQLWVNLPRADKFAEPRYQSIEGQAVRLLSSEDGGALVRVIAGEVDGWAGPGMTHTPITLAHTTIEAGAQLNLAWPRDYNALVYVLSGRGTVGPIGHPIQQGQLAVLGPGDRITVAAAASQDSNRPAMEVLLLGGKPIREPVFHYGPFVMNSKSEVVQALEDFNAGRFGTVPPGALMPHRAR; encoded by the coding sequence ATGCCAGCAGTTACCGCAGACACCTTGTCGCTCCCGCGCCTGCGCGCGGCCGCTCCGTCCGATACCGAACGTCCCGTCCGGTCCGTCACCACCGGGCCGCGCGGGTACGAAGGCGAGGGCTTTCCCGTCGTGCGTGCGTTCACCGGAGTCAGCGCCGCCGACCTCGACCCGTTCATTCACATGGACCAGATGGGTGAAGTCGAGTACTCACCCGGTGAGCCCAAAGGCACCGACTGGCACCCGCATCGCGGTTTCGAGACGGTCACCTACATGATCGACGGCCGCTTCGCCCACCAGGACTCACACGGGGGCGGCGGACTGATCGCCGACGGCGCGACCCAGTGGATGACCGCGGGTGCGGGCATCCTGCACATCGAGACACCCCCGGCCGAACTCGTCGAGAGCGGCGGGCTGTTCCACGGCATCCAGCTATGGGTCAATCTGCCTCGCGCGGACAAGTTCGCCGAGCCGCGCTACCAGTCGATCGAGGGCCAGGCGGTGCGCCTGCTGTCGTCCGAGGACGGCGGGGCACTGGTCCGCGTCATCGCCGGTGAGGTCGACGGCTGGGCCGGGCCGGGCATGACACACACCCCGATCACGCTGGCCCACACCACTATCGAAGCCGGCGCGCAGCTGAATCTGGCCTGGCCGCGTGATTACAACGCGCTGGTCTATGTGCTCTCCGGTCGCGGCACCGTCGGACCGATCGGCCACCCGATCCAGCAGGGCCAGCTCGCGGTGCTCGGCCCGGGCGACCGCATCACGGTGGCCGCGGCCGCGTCCCAGGACTCGAACCGTCCTGCGATGGAGGTTCTCCTGTTGGGCGGCAAGCCGATTCGCGAGCCGGTGTTCCACTACGGGCCGTTCGTGATGAACTCCAAGTCGGAGGTCGTCCAGGCGCTCGAGGACTTCAACGCGGGCCGGTTCGGCACAGTTCCGCCCGGCGCGCTGATGCCGCACCGAGCTCGGTAG
- the ptsP gene encoding phosphoenolpyruvate--protein phosphotransferase: MTVSSTPTSLGAGQVLRGVPVVPGVRYAPVIRPGRAPSVEELDSGEQIGEAQRDPEAARFTAAASAVADRLRARAALATGAASEVLAATAMLAQDRAWLGAAEKRIKDGTPAVRATAEAVAQFVDMFTKMGGLMAERVTDLRDIRDRVIAELSGLPEPGVPVPDHPAILCAEDLAPADTAGLDPALVVGLATTLGGPTSHTAIIARQLGIPCVVAVHGLDELAAGTDVLIDGTSGTIAVSPDPAEAAAAVEAAEAANAAMAGWSGPGATADGHPVAILANVQDGSAARAARETPAEGIGLFRTELCFLNTDTEPTVEEQAAIYGEVLDAFAGRKVVIRTLDAGSDKPLKFVGHPDEANPALGVRGIRIEALHPEVLERQLDAIALAAEQTGSAPWVMAPMIATPDEAKRFADRARGRGLVPGVMIEVPAAALLAEHILDHVEFLSIGTNDLAQYTMAADRMSAELATLTDPWQPGVLALVAQTARAGATRGKPVGVCGEAAADPLLACVLAGLGITSLSAAAAAVTGVGAKLASVTLQQCRDAAAAVLTTASAADARAAALSVL; the protein is encoded by the coding sequence ATGACCGTTTCCTCCACGCCTACCTCACTCGGTGCCGGACAGGTGCTGCGCGGCGTTCCGGTGGTCCCCGGTGTTCGCTATGCACCGGTCATCCGGCCCGGCCGCGCACCCTCGGTCGAGGAACTCGACTCCGGCGAACAGATCGGTGAAGCACAGCGAGATCCCGAGGCCGCTCGGTTCACCGCCGCCGCGTCCGCCGTCGCCGACCGGTTGCGCGCACGCGCCGCCCTCGCGACGGGCGCCGCCTCGGAGGTGCTGGCCGCCACCGCGATGTTGGCCCAAGACCGGGCCTGGCTGGGCGCGGCGGAGAAACGCATCAAGGACGGCACGCCTGCGGTGCGCGCCACCGCCGAGGCGGTGGCCCAGTTCGTCGACATGTTCACCAAGATGGGCGGACTCATGGCCGAACGTGTCACCGACCTGCGCGACATCCGCGACCGGGTGATCGCCGAACTGAGCGGCCTGCCCGAACCCGGTGTGCCGGTGCCGGACCACCCCGCCATCCTCTGCGCGGAAGACCTGGCCCCGGCCGACACCGCAGGACTGGATCCGGCTCTCGTCGTCGGCTTGGCCACCACCTTGGGCGGGCCGACCAGCCACACCGCGATCATCGCCCGCCAGCTCGGTATCCCGTGTGTGGTCGCCGTGCACGGCCTCGACGAGCTGGCGGCGGGCACCGATGTCCTCATCGACGGGACCAGCGGCACCATCGCCGTCTCACCGGACCCCGCCGAGGCTGCTGCGGCCGTCGAGGCTGCCGAGGCCGCGAACGCCGCGATGGCCGGCTGGAGCGGTCCCGGTGCCACCGCCGACGGCCATCCGGTGGCGATCCTGGCCAACGTGCAGGACGGTTCGGCCGCGCGCGCCGCCCGCGAAACCCCGGCTGAGGGCATCGGGCTGTTCCGCACCGAACTGTGCTTCCTCAACACCGACACCGAGCCGACCGTCGAGGAGCAGGCCGCCATCTACGGCGAGGTGCTCGATGCGTTCGCCGGACGCAAGGTCGTCATCCGCACCCTGGACGCCGGATCCGACAAGCCGCTGAAGTTCGTCGGCCATCCCGACGAGGCCAACCCTGCGCTGGGCGTTCGCGGTATCCGGATCGAGGCCCTCCATCCCGAGGTCCTCGAGCGCCAGCTCGACGCGATCGCGCTGGCCGCCGAGCAGACCGGCAGTGCCCCGTGGGTGATGGCGCCGATGATCGCGACCCCGGACGAGGCCAAGCGATTCGCCGACCGGGCTCGCGGGCGAGGCCTGGTGCCCGGCGTGATGATCGAGGTGCCGGCCGCCGCGCTGCTGGCCGAGCACATCCTGGACCACGTCGAGTTCCTGTCGATCGGCACCAACGACCTGGCCCAGTACACGATGGCGGCCGATCGGATGTCGGCCGAGCTGGCGACGCTGACCGATCCGTGGCAGCCGGGGGTGCTGGCCCTGGTCGCCCAGACCGCCCGCGCCGGCGCCACTAGGGGCAAACCGGTGGGGGTCTGCGGCGAAGCGGCCGCCGATCCGTTGCTGGCATGCGTGCTGGCCGGTCTCGGCATCACCTCGCTGTCGGCGGCTGCCGCTGCGGTGACCGGTGTCGGCGCCAAGCTCGCCTCGGTCACGCTGCAGCAATGTCGTGACGCCGCCGCCGCTGTGCTGACCACGGCAAGTGCGGCCGACGCCCGCGCGGCGGCCCTGAGCGTGCTGTGA
- a CDS encoding DeoR/GlpR family DNA-binding transcription regulator has product MYPEERQQAIADRVLSQGRVSVAELAQTYDVTTETVRRDLAALDRAGVLRRVHGGAVPVRALHVVEPGVDERETTRAEHKEAIARAAVDFLPLSGATVLFDAGTTTARVAAMLPADRELVVVTNSVPIAARLAAMPSVNLQLLGGRVRGLTQAAVGEPVLRTLDALRVDIAFIGANGVTVGHGLSTPDSDEAAVKRAMVRCANYVVVLADSSKIGREEFVSFASIDHVDALITDPEITAADRAALTERGVEVVLAGGES; this is encoded by the coding sequence GTGTACCCGGAGGAACGTCAGCAGGCGATCGCGGACCGAGTGCTGTCCCAGGGACGGGTGTCGGTCGCCGAACTCGCCCAGACCTACGACGTCACCACCGAGACCGTCCGCCGGGATCTGGCTGCCCTCGACCGGGCCGGTGTGCTGCGACGCGTACACGGCGGCGCGGTCCCGGTGCGGGCCCTGCACGTGGTGGAGCCCGGGGTCGACGAACGGGAGACCACCCGCGCCGAGCACAAGGAGGCCATCGCCCGGGCCGCGGTCGATTTCCTCCCGCTGTCCGGGGCCACCGTGCTGTTCGACGCCGGCACCACCACCGCCCGGGTGGCGGCGATGCTGCCTGCCGATCGAGAACTGGTGGTGGTGACCAATTCCGTACCGATCGCCGCGCGGCTGGCCGCCATGCCGTCGGTGAACCTGCAGCTGCTGGGCGGGCGGGTCCGAGGCCTGACCCAGGCCGCCGTCGGCGAACCGGTTCTGCGCACCCTCGACGCACTTCGGGTGGACATCGCGTTCATCGGCGCCAACGGCGTCACCGTGGGCCACGGCCTGTCCACCCCCGACAGCGACGAGGCAGCGGTCAAACGCGCAATGGTGCGCTGCGCCAACTACGTCGTGGTGCTGGCCGATTCGTCGAAGATCGGCCGGGAGGAGTTCGTCAGCTTCGCCTCGATCGACCACGTCGACGCCCTGATCACCGATCCGGAGATCACCGCCGCCGACCGGGCCGCACTGACCGAGCGGGGCGTCGAAGTCGTCCTGGCAGGAGGGGAATCATGA
- the pfkB gene encoding 1-phosphofructokinase, translating into MIVTVTPNPSIDRTVTLPTPLVRGAVHRVQSVTTEPGGKGVNVARALTLAGLDTLAVLPAARHDPLVTALLSYAVPFYAVPIDGGVRTNLAITESDGTTTKINEPGAAIDEITLAALTQAILDHAADARWVVLSGSLPPGVPDHWYADVVAQLQAYDCKVAVDTSDTPLAALAANFGTAAPDVIKPNSEELASLTGVDAQALEDALAQGDPDPVVAAAQQLIDRGAKTVLATLGAAGALLVNDTGSWLASPPPITPRSTVGAGDSSLAGYVRADVGGAEAPGRLQMAVAYGSAAAALPGSALPSPAQIDLDEVAVTSISPYPARP; encoded by the coding sequence ATGATCGTCACCGTCACGCCCAACCCGAGCATCGACCGGACGGTGACCCTGCCGACGCCCCTGGTCCGCGGCGCCGTGCACCGCGTGCAATCGGTGACCACCGAACCCGGCGGCAAGGGTGTCAATGTCGCGCGGGCACTGACACTTGCCGGGCTCGACACCCTGGCCGTGCTGCCCGCCGCCCGCCACGATCCGCTTGTCACCGCGCTGCTGTCGTACGCCGTGCCGTTCTACGCGGTACCCATCGACGGCGGGGTCCGCACCAATCTCGCGATCACCGAATCAGACGGCACCACAACCAAAATCAACGAGCCCGGCGCGGCGATCGACGAGATCACGCTCGCGGCGCTGACCCAGGCGATTCTCGATCACGCCGCCGACGCGCGGTGGGTGGTGCTGTCGGGATCGCTGCCACCCGGCGTCCCCGATCACTGGTACGCCGACGTGGTGGCTCAATTGCAGGCCTACGACTGCAAGGTGGCGGTGGATACCTCCGACACGCCGCTGGCCGCGCTGGCCGCCAACTTCGGCACCGCTGCCCCCGATGTGATCAAGCCCAACTCCGAAGAGCTGGCCAGCCTGACCGGCGTCGATGCTCAGGCCTTGGAAGATGCTCTGGCCCAAGGCGATCCGGACCCGGTGGTGGCGGCCGCCCAGCAGCTGATCGACCGTGGCGCCAAGACGGTGCTCGCCACGCTGGGCGCCGCGGGCGCGCTGCTGGTGAACGACACCGGCAGCTGGCTGGCCTCCCCACCGCCGATCACACCCCGGAGCACTGTCGGCGCCGGCGACTCGTCCCTGGCGGGTTACGTCCGCGCCGACGTCGGTGGCGCCGAGGCGCCGGGGCGGCTGCAGATGGCCGTCGCGTACGGCAGCGCCGCTGCGGCACTTCCCGGTTCGGCGCTGCCGTCGCCGGCCCAGATCGATCTCGACGAGGTGGCGGTCACCTCGATATCGCCCTACCCCGCGCGCCCCTAA
- a CDS encoding PTS fructose transporter subunit IIABC, translated as MTNSTIISTELVLLDVDAGSDKESVIGRLASRLAESGRVSDGAALQAAAMAREAQSATGLPGGIAIPHCRSAAVSAPSIGFARLAPKVDFGAPDGPADLVFLIAAPDGAGAEHMKLLSSLARALVRPDFVQSLRDAKSAEDVVGLVDGVVNPDSAKPAAAPAATAPAAQAKSIIAITACPTGIAHTYMAADALKLAAERAGVNLTVETQGSSGSTPVSAQTISGADAVIFATDVGVKDRQRFAGKPVIASGVKRAINEPDTMIAEAVAASDNPQAARVEGSAAAADSGAPAGGVGWGTRIRQILLTGVSYMIPFVAAGGLLIALGFLFAGYDIANTPDGATKSLGNLIATTNSLTNLPSGGFTQYLGAVLFTLGGLAFSFLVPALAGYISFAIADRPGIAPGFTAGAVAVFVGGGFIGGIVGGLIAGFAALWISKVNVPQWARGLMPVVIIPLGASLVVGLLMFLLLGRPLAAITSGLTNWLNGLTGASVILLGVILGLMMCFDLGGPVNKAAYAFATAGLNVADPASLRIMAAVMAAGMVPPLAMALATTIRPGLFSEPERENGRAAWLLGASFISEGAIPFAAADPLRVIPSMMAGGAVTGALIMAFDVTLKAPHGGIFVFFAIGNLVWFLVALAAGTAVGGFAVVTAKQFIGKTAAAPATA; from the coding sequence ATGACGAACTCCACGATCATCAGCACCGAATTGGTGCTGCTCGACGTCGACGCCGGATCGGACAAGGAATCGGTGATCGGGCGGCTCGCGAGCCGCCTTGCCGAGAGTGGCCGCGTCAGCGACGGCGCGGCACTGCAGGCCGCGGCCATGGCGCGCGAGGCGCAGTCGGCCACCGGGCTTCCCGGCGGTATCGCGATCCCGCACTGCCGATCGGCCGCGGTGAGCGCGCCGTCGATCGGATTCGCCAGGCTGGCACCGAAAGTCGACTTCGGCGCACCCGACGGCCCGGCGGATCTGGTATTCCTGATCGCCGCGCCGGACGGTGCCGGCGCCGAGCACATGAAGCTGCTGTCCAGCCTGGCACGTGCGCTGGTGCGCCCCGACTTCGTGCAGTCGCTGCGCGACGCGAAGTCGGCCGAGGACGTCGTGGGCCTGGTCGACGGCGTGGTCAACCCCGACAGCGCCAAGCCCGCTGCCGCGCCGGCCGCCACAGCACCGGCCGCGCAAGCGAAGTCGATCATCGCCATCACCGCATGCCCGACCGGAATCGCGCACACCTACATGGCCGCCGATGCGCTCAAGCTGGCCGCCGAACGCGCAGGGGTGAACCTCACGGTGGAAACCCAGGGATCGTCGGGCAGCACCCCGGTGAGCGCGCAGACCATCAGCGGCGCCGACGCCGTCATCTTCGCCACCGACGTCGGCGTCAAGGACCGGCAACGCTTCGCCGGCAAACCGGTGATCGCTTCCGGCGTCAAGCGGGCCATCAACGAACCCGACACGATGATCGCCGAAGCCGTTGCCGCCTCGGACAATCCGCAGGCCGCGCGAGTCGAGGGCAGCGCGGCCGCCGCCGACAGCGGCGCACCTGCCGGCGGAGTCGGCTGGGGAACCAGGATCCGGCAGATCCTGCTGACCGGCGTCAGCTACATGATCCCGTTCGTCGCCGCCGGCGGTCTCCTGATCGCGCTGGGCTTCCTGTTCGCCGGCTACGACATCGCCAACACCCCGGACGGCGCCACCAAGTCGCTGGGCAACCTGATCGCCACTACCAACTCGCTGACCAACCTGCCCAGCGGGGGCTTCACCCAGTATCTCGGTGCGGTGTTGTTCACCCTGGGCGGGCTGGCGTTCAGCTTCCTGGTCCCCGCACTGGCCGGTTACATCTCGTTCGCCATCGCCGACCGGCCCGGTATCGCACCGGGATTCACCGCCGGTGCGGTCGCGGTGTTCGTCGGCGGCGGCTTCATCGGCGGTATCGTCGGCGGCCTGATCGCCGGCTTCGCGGCACTGTGGATCAGCAAGGTGAACGTGCCGCAGTGGGCGCGCGGACTGATGCCGGTGGTGATCATCCCACTGGGCGCGTCGCTGGTGGTCGGCCTGCTGATGTTCCTGCTGCTGGGCCGCCCGCTGGCCGCGATCACTTCGGGGCTGACCAACTGGCTCAACGGCCTCACCGGAGCCTCGGTGATTCTGCTCGGCGTGATCCTCGGCCTGATGATGTGCTTCGACCTCGGCGGCCCGGTCAACAAGGCGGCCTACGCCTTCGCCACCGCCGGGCTCAACGTCGCCGATCCCGCCTCGCTGCGGATCATGGCCGCGGTGATGGCCGCCGGCATGGTTCCGCCGCTGGCGATGGCACTGGCCACCACCATCCGGCCCGGCCTGTTCAGCGAACCTGAGCGCGAGAACGGCCGCGCCGCTTGGTTGTTGGGCGCCTCGTTCATCTCAGAGGGGGCGATCCCATTCGCTGCAGCCGATCCACTGCGGGTCATCCCGTCGATGATGGCCGGCGGCGCCGTCACCGGCGCGCTGATCATGGCCTTCGACGTGACACTGAAGGCACCTCACGGCGGTATCTTCGTGTTCTTCGCGATCGGCAACCTGGTCTGGTTCCTGGTGGCGCTGGCCGCGGGCACCGCTGTCGGCGGGTTCGCCGTCGTCACCGCCAAGCAGTTCATCGGTAAGACGGCCGCCGCACCGGCGACCGCCTAG
- a CDS encoding HPr family phosphocarrier protein translates to MHTKTVIVGSAIGLHARPAAIISEAAVNAGVPVTLAVDGGEPVDAGSALMIMTLGAGNGAQVTVASEDEAACKAIAELVQQDLDA, encoded by the coding sequence ATGCACACCAAGACCGTCATCGTCGGCTCGGCGATCGGATTGCACGCCCGCCCCGCCGCGATCATCTCGGAAGCCGCTGTCAACGCCGGGGTTCCGGTGACCCTGGCGGTGGACGGTGGCGAGCCGGTGGACGCCGGATCGGCATTGATGATCATGACCCTGGGCGCGGGTAACGGCGCGCAGGTGACCGTCGCCTCCGAGGACGAGGCCGCCTGCAAGGCGATCGCCGAGCTGGTGCAGCAAGACCTCGACGCCTGA
- a CDS encoding MBL fold metallo-hydrolase, with product MKFIQYYLDCLSHASYLIGDESTGRAVVVDPQRDTSEYLSDAEELGMRIELVIETHFHADFLSGHLELAKATGATIVYSSVAEPEFDVMGVADGERYSLGDVQLEFLHTPGHTPESLSIVLYEHSVDTEPYGVLTGDTLFIGDVGRPDLLASIGFSREELADKLYDSLHDKLMTLPDATRVYPAHGAGSACGKNLSTDLWSTMGEQRMTNYALRAPDKATFLDLVTANQPPAPGYFVYDAILNRKDRDLLDETKPPRAMTYAEVRAAVAAGATLVDGRAPEEFALGHLRGAVNIGLGGRYAEFAGSVVKPDIDIVLMTEPGQELEGKNRLARIGFDRVVGYLAEPYEVMFTHRDDVEVASRLTASGLGDRLAEVPEQLVDVRNPGEAAAGMVSGAVNIPVGQLPDRVGELDPHKPTVVYCAGGYRSSVAASLLRKRGFDDVSDLLGGYAAWDTVVQNA from the coding sequence ATGAAATTCATCCAGTACTACCTGGACTGCCTGTCACACGCGTCCTACCTGATCGGTGACGAATCCACCGGCCGAGCCGTGGTCGTCGATCCGCAACGCGACACCTCCGAATATCTCTCTGACGCAGAAGAACTCGGCATGCGAATCGAGCTCGTCATCGAGACCCACTTTCACGCCGACTTCCTGTCCGGTCACCTGGAACTGGCCAAGGCCACCGGCGCGACGATCGTCTACTCCTCGGTCGCCGAACCCGAATTCGACGTCATGGGCGTCGCCGACGGCGAGCGCTACTCCCTGGGCGACGTGCAGTTGGAGTTTCTGCACACCCCGGGGCACACCCCCGAGTCGTTGAGCATCGTGCTCTATGAGCATTCCGTCGACACCGAGCCGTACGGCGTGCTGACCGGCGACACGTTGTTCATCGGCGATGTCGGGCGTCCCGACCTGCTGGCATCCATCGGATTCAGTCGCGAGGAGCTCGCCGACAAGCTCTACGACTCTCTGCACGACAAGTTGATGACGTTGCCCGACGCCACCCGGGTCTACCCCGCCCACGGTGCGGGATCGGCCTGCGGCAAGAACCTTTCGACGGATCTGTGGTCGACCATGGGTGAGCAGCGGATGACCAACTACGCACTGCGGGCCCCCGACAAGGCGACCTTCTTGGACCTCGTCACCGCGAACCAGCCGCCCGCACCGGGCTACTTCGTCTACGACGCCATCCTCAACCGCAAGGACCGCGACCTGCTGGACGAGACGAAACCACCGCGCGCGATGACCTACGCCGAGGTGCGCGCGGCGGTGGCGGCCGGAGCCACCCTGGTCGACGGACGTGCTCCCGAGGAGTTCGCGTTGGGCCACCTGCGCGGCGCCGTCAACATCGGATTGGGCGGCCGGTACGCGGAATTCGCCGGCTCTGTGGTCAAACCCGACATCGACATCGTGTTGATGACGGAGCCGGGCCAGGAGTTGGAGGGTAAGAACCGGTTGGCCCGAATCGGTTTCGACCGTGTCGTCGGCTACCTCGCCGAGCCGTACGAGGTGATGTTCACCCATCGCGACGACGTCGAGGTGGCCTCTCGGCTGACCGCCAGCGGCCTCGGCGACCGGCTGGCCGAGGTGCCGGAGCAGCTGGTCGACGTCCGCAATCCGGGCGAAGCGGCCGCCGGAATGGTGAGTGGCGCCGTCAACATCCCGGTGGGCCAGCTTCCCGACCGGGTCGGCGAGCTCGACCCGCACAAGCCCACCGTCGTCTACTGCGCCGGCGGCTACCGCTCCTCGGTCGCGGCCAGCCTGCTCCGCAAGCGCGGATTCGATGACGTCAGTGATCTGCTCGGCGGTTACGCCGCGTGGGACACCGTCGTTCAGAACGCGTGA